TTAACAATGAGTTGGACTCATATCTTGCCGATCCCCATCATCGCTTCCAATTGCCACTAAAACCTCAAGGAAGTGTATATCAGCAAAAAGTTTGGAATGCTTTATTAGTAATTCCAGTTGGTAGAACCCTAACTTATGGCGAGTTGGCATTAAAACTACAAAGTAGCCCACGAGCAGTGGGACAAGCTTGTAAACGTAATCCTTTAGTATTATTTATCCCCTGTCATCGTGTTGTAGGAAAAAATGATCTAGGTGGTTATATGGGAAGTCCTCAAGCCCTCACCTATAAAGAATCACTGCTTGCTCATGAAGCACGATAATTAACACTTAAAAATACCCCCCCCAGTTCTCAAGTTCAAAACTCTTCTTGCTATTTACTTTATCCCTCTCTTAGTTTCGTGCTGCTCTACCACAACAGGAGGGGATGGAGTAGATTGTAATAACTTAAAGAAACTCAGCCCAATATTAGTTACTATTTCCCAAGTATTCTCTAATAGCGAAGGTGCTAATAGAGCTTGTAAGTACTCTTTTTCAAAACCAGCAGGCTGCAATTCCTTAATTTTAGCGACATAAGTTGTAATTTCCAGATGAACCTCTTCGGTCAACTCACTCTGTTCATTCAAATAACGAGCCAATCTTTTAACCACACTTAGACGCGAATTTTTTAATAGATCACCAACCTGCTTAGTGGCTCCAAGTTGTAAACTGTACTCTTCTGTTATGTATCTTCGCTTGGCAATAGGGCTAATTTGACAATGTACTGACTCAGCATCCTCGCGAGAAATAGCGGCAACCCAGGAATAAAAAACACTTTGTTGCTTGGCCAACATCTTTTCGAAAGATAGTTTTTCTACTCCGCTCATCACCGTATCTACTACAGCAATAACTTGTTCCATATCCAATGTTTCTTTGCAAAGAAACAGCTCCTGTAACTTCTCATTTTGATAAAGCATACATTGGAAAACTGCTATTGAAATTGCTGTAAGCGAGTAATCTATAGTACCTCTTATGGGTTTAGCGGGAAGATCACTAACAGCACATAAAAGAGCTATTTTTTTAGCGTCCTCTTCACAATAACCATTATTCAACCACTCATAAACCAACAAGATGACAGTGGCGTCAGCATCTTGAGTTGAAACCTCTTTGCAATAATGTGCCGCAATAAATTGTGGCCACTCTAAAAAAAGAAGATATTTTCCCTCGCGAAGGGCCTGTAGATATTCTTTACTCGAGGAAAGCATGTCCATTTCATCCTGAAATCTAACTAACTAATTTATATCATAAATTATATAAAAAAATGTATTATAAATTTCAGTTGAAATCCTTCGTCCTTTCAATTGTTGTCCTATACTTAGGATAAACAATAATAATAACGGTGGAGATTTAAATGAATAATAAATGGAACATCACCCTGTTGTTACTTCTTTTACCGATCAGCGTGACTTTTGCTAATTGTGATTTAACTAAATTCCGTTGGGATTGTGATATTCCAGTTCGTGTAAAAGCCAAACCAACAAGTTCTTTAGTCTATTGCGGAAACTCTTACGGTTACATCACCAGACAACAATATGATATTTTAACTCGTTATCAACGAGCTAGTGTCAATATGGTATTGGATATTAATGGTGAATATGTTGATAGTCCATGCGAAGGTGCTGAGCGTTAATTCCTCATAGGGGCTAGACGTGGTCAAGAAAAATTGGCCACATCACGGTATTGATTAGTTTAGTGACTTGACTTAAACGTTAATCACCGCTCAGTTTGAATGAAGCTCAGCAGCCATGATGCCTATGCTATTTTCTTAGACCAATTTTTATTTATTCTATATAATGTGATAACTTTGTAATCAAAATCCCCCTTATGATCATTGAAATTGATGGTATAGCCATAGAAGTGGTAAAAAAGCCGATTAAAAACATGAACCTACGAATTTATCCACCAGATGGCTTGGTAAAACTAAGTGTCCCTATGAACATAAGTGATCGCTTTATTCGCCAACATCTACAGGAAAAAAGCGAGTGGATATATTATCAACGAGAGCGTATTAGAAAAAATTCATCGTTCAAAGAGGAGCTATTTCAAACCGGCGCATCTATAGCATTTAAGGGCAAGAACTATTTGTTGATTATTGAAGAACATCATGGTCCTTGCCACATTGAAATTAAAGAGGAGCTGCTTCATTGCTCTATTTCCCCTAATCATTCACAAGCACAGATAAAAGTGTTCATTGATCAGTGGTATAGGCATGAAATGAATATAATAGTACCTGATTTAATTCAATACTGGCAAAAAATAATAGGGGTGCACGTAGCCCAGTGGGGGATAAAGAAAATGAAAACTCGCTGGGGTTCATGTAATACGCGTGCACGACGAATTTGGCTCAATCTTAATCTAATAAAAAAACCATTAGTTTGCATTGAGTATGTTCTGGTTCATGAGCTCGTTCACCTATTAGAAGCCAGTCACAATCAGCGCTTTTATGCATTGATGACGCAGTTTATGCCGCAATGGCGAGACTATCAATATCTTTTAGAGGGTAAAGCATCAAGAAAATAAGCATACACTCAGGCCTCATGCTGACTCGCCAAATACGCCCCCGCTCCCTGATAGAGCCGAGCACATACAAGGACACTATTTTATATTCTGAGATAGATGCCCGCATCGTCAACAGCCTTTAGGATCCTCTCATCGCGCAGTTGTACTACTTTTCTAGAAAAAATACTATTTGCCAGAAGAGCGCCACCACCGATTACTCCCGGAATTAATACGGGACTTTCTTTTTGATCATATGCAGGTTGTAAAAATAATCCTCCACCATAAGAGGCATTAATCATTGCATTAATCCTTGCTCCTACTGTAACTAAGAAAGGCTGAGCAAAAAAATCAATCGATATATTCTTCGAAAAAAAATAATCTACGGGTATAGGAAGTTCGTTTACTGGACCCTGATAATACGTGCCATTAGCACGATGAGTCCCATTGAGAGGATAAGTAACACTGTATTCCGCAGGACTAATTCTTGCGTTAAATACTTTGCCAACTATTGCAGAGCTTAAACAGCCATAAGATAGAGAACCGGTGATTGATTTGGCACTTGCATGCAAATATTCTTTGATTGCAGGAGGGGAAACGTCAATTCGATGATGCTGTCGAAAGTATAACGTATCAACCCTCCCTTGTTGCCATTGTTTTATATTATCTCCCAAGAGCCTTAAAGCGGTACCAGAGGAGAATAAAATCGCACTTGCTATTTTAATGGTGTCAGGAGGAAAATAATTCTTCAAATTAAAAGTAGTGCCATCACTATGCTGAAGAAAATCTTGAAAAGATATGGTTTCATTTATCGCATAGGGGAAACCATGCAACTCAGCCTGAAGCACCACTGACCCGAGAGCATTTCCTGAAGCAGAATAGGTGGCACTAAGAGTTTCATCTACAGCATACGACATAGCAAAACCAGCCCCTCCGGCCATACAAGCAAGCGAGCCAACTGTATTCAATGTCTTTGCGGTAATATCAATAGCGGTGTCAACAACTGTACCATAAGCTGACCAAAAACGATCTTTCCATCCCATAGATACATCCATCCCTTTCTTTACACAATTAGACGCTCACTGTGAATAAAATAAATCCTAGGACCATCCTTACAGAATATCACCATTCATCACAAAATATGATCTACTTTTAAAAATTTTAACGTATTCATTATTTCTCTTATCATCCTAAAGAAAAGGAGATGCTCGAGTATCCAATGAACTAAAATTGACAAAAGTGAACAACGAAGTGTTAACAATTGTTAACAGAACGTTTACTATTCTATTTCACACTATTTATCGGATATAAAATGAACAACGTGAAAAAAAACATTAGTTCAATCATTTTCATGGGAAGATGGCTACAACTCCCTTTATATTTAGGCCTCATTCTCATACTTGCCGCCTATGTTTATCGCTTTATACGTGAATTATTTGCATTGATTGTTCATCTTAATGGCTTTGACGATACCCATATTATGCTTGGTGTTCTTGATTTAATTGATGTCGTGATGATAGCCAATTTATTGATTATGGTTGTCATGGGGGGATATGAAACTTTCGTTTCGCGCCTCGATTTAGGTACTCATCCAGACACTCCAGAATGGTTAGATCATTTAGATGCTGGAGCCATGAAGATCAAATTAGCATTGTCACTAATCGGCATTTCCTCAATACATCTGCTTCGCACTTTTATTGATCCCACTAAATTAAGCAATTTCTCAGTAATGTGGCAAGTGATTATTCATCTAACACTAATTATTTCGGCTTTAGCTATAGCGTGGGCCAATAAGCTACTCAATGCAACTCATCATCAGCCGTTGCCCCTTGTTGAGATAACGCCTCAAAAAACAATGATTACTGCTGAAAAGACTAGAAACTTACAATAGACATTCTTTGTCATTGTGCAACGGAAGTGTGATTACAAGTGAATACGCCCTTTTAATCACACGCAAACTAAAGACAAAGAACGTTTGCAAGCACTCCGTCTTAAGGTAAAATTCCTCACCTCAATATGTATTTCTGGTATTCACCTTGATTGATAGCGAACTAATTACCCATAATCTCTGTACTAACGGCTTTCATATTATTGATGGCTTTCTTGAATTAGAACACTGTCGTTCTTTACGCCACCTCGCCTGTGACATGCAACACCAAGGTTTATTCAAAAATGCAAAAATTGGCCCAAAGGTTCAGGCACAACAAAATAACACCATCAGAACAGATGCTATATGCTGGTTAAATGAAGACTCAACGGAGCCGGCAGTACAAGCTTATTTAAAAAAAACGATTAGCGTGGCTCACATTCTCAATCGTTCTTTATTCTTAGGATTAGCAGAGTTCGAAACTCATTTTGCCGTCTATCAGCCAGGCTCATTTTATAAAAAACATATTGACCAATTTGCTACAAAGAAAACTAGAAAAATATCCTGCGTCTATTACTTAAATGAGCAGTGGCAAGCAGATTTTGGTGGCGAATTAAAATTGTACAACCAAGCGGATCAATCCATTGAAAATATTCTACCTTTAGAAAACCGTTTTGTTTGCTTTAATAGTGAGCTACCCCATGAGGTCTGTATTACTCACCACCCACGTTACAGCATCGCTGGGTGGATGAAAACGTCTTCTTCCGAGATGCCTTTAGAAAGGATATAACCAGACGTTAAACCATAGCCATTGCCGATGAGGAGAAACAACCCAGCGCAGAATAAATATTTATGTATAAAAGGTCGGCTGCTCAATCCAAATTATGGTGTATAATACCTCTTTTACTTCATCGAAATGTCTATGTATGCCTTAGATATTAAACAATTATCTAAAACCTATGCCAATGGAGTTCACGCATTAAAAGGTATTGATTTACAAGTAAATACTGGCGATTTTTTTGCTTTATTAGGAGCTAATGGCGCGGGAAAATCAACAACTATAGGACTAATCACTACTTTAGTAAATAAAACCTCCGGTAGTATCAAAATTCATGGTCATGATTTAAATAATGAACCAGAACAGGCTAAATCATGTCTTGGTCTTGTACCTCAAGAAGTCAATTTGAATATATTCGAAAATCCCATCCAAATTCTATTGAACCAAGCAGGTTATTATGGAATTTGTCGAAGACATGCTTTGCCGAGAGCGGAGGAGTTATTAAAACAATTAGGGCTGTGGGATAAAAGATCCTCCATTGTACGACACTTATCTGGTGGAATGAAACGCCGACTGATGATAGCTCGTGCATTAATTCATCGGCCCAAAGTGCTTATTCTTGATGAACCAACTGCGGGCGTGGATATAGAAATAAGACGTAGTATGTGGGAGTTTTTAACTCGAACCAATCAAGAAGGTACTACCATTATTTTAACAACTCATTATTTGGAAGAAGCAGAGCAACTTTGCAAGAATATTGCCATTATCGATAAAGGACAAATTATTAAAAATACATCGATGAAGGAGTTATTACAAACACTGCATCATCAGACGTTTATTTTTAACACTCAGCAGCCTATAGACGTCATGCCAGATATGTCTCCCTTTAAAACAATCCTTATTGACGCCAATACTTTTGAACTACGAGTTGATAATGATCTCAGCCTAAACGAAGTTTTTGCTGTATTAACAAAATTAAAAATTAATGTCCAAAGCATGCGAAATAAAACGAACCGCTTGGAAGAGCTTTTTCTGGATCTCATCAAAAATGGCCACTAAACAACAAATCACTGCACTTTATACGCTAGTTAGGCGAGAATTGGTCCGCATGTTCCGCATTGCCAGCCAAGTTTTTTTACCTCCAGTAATCACCACGACACTCTATTTTTTAATTTTCGGCAGTTTAATTGGGCCACGCATAGGCATGATACAAGGAGTCAGTTATCCAATGTTTATCGCCCCCGGACTCATTATGATGTCGGTGATAGTAAACTCCTATGGTAACGTA
This Legionella fallonii LLAP-10 DNA region includes the following protein-coding sequences:
- a CDS encoding methylated-DNA--[protein]-cysteine S-methyltransferase translates to MNKKLIISVFATPFGNIEIAYDEHFIYKASFTHASISSSSNGLTQLINNELDSYLADPHHRFQLPLKPQGSVYQQKVWNALLVIPVGRTLTYGELALKLQSSPRAVGQACKRNPLVLFIPCHRVVGKNDLGGYMGSPQALTYKESLLAHEAR
- a CDS encoding helical bundle domain-containing protein produces the protein MLSSSKEYLQALREGKYLLFLEWPQFIAAHYCKEVSTQDADATVILLVYEWLNNGYCEEDAKKIALLCAVSDLPAKPIRGTIDYSLTAISIAVFQCMLYQNEKLQELFLCKETLDMEQVIAVVDTVMSGVEKLSFEKMLAKQQSVFYSWVAAISREDAESVHCQISPIAKRRYITEEYSLQLGATKQVGDLLKNSRLSVVKRLARYLNEQSELTEEVHLEITTYVAKIKELQPAGFEKEYLQALLAPSLLENTWEIVTNIGLSFFKLLQSTPSPPVVVEQHETKRGIK
- a CDS encoding M48 family metallopeptidase; the encoded protein is MIIEIDGIAIEVVKKPIKNMNLRIYPPDGLVKLSVPMNISDRFIRQHLQEKSEWIYYQRERIRKNSSFKEELFQTGASIAFKGKNYLLIIEEHHGPCHIEIKEELLHCSISPNHSQAQIKVFIDQWYRHEMNIIVPDLIQYWQKIIGVHVAQWGIKKMKTRWGSCNTRARRIWLNLNLIKKPLVCIEYVLVHELVHLLEASHNQRFYALMTQFMPQWRDYQYLLEGKASRK
- a CDS encoding TIGR00645 family protein encodes the protein MNNVKKNISSIIFMGRWLQLPLYLGLILILAAYVYRFIRELFALIVHLNGFDDTHIMLGVLDLIDVVMIANLLIMVVMGGYETFVSRLDLGTHPDTPEWLDHLDAGAMKIKLALSLIGISSIHLLRTFIDPTKLSNFSVMWQVIIHLTLIISALAIAWANKLLNATHHQPLPLVEITPQKTMITAEKTRNLQ
- a CDS encoding 2OG-Fe(II) oxygenase — translated: MIDSELITHNLCTNGFHIIDGFLELEHCRSLRHLACDMQHQGLFKNAKIGPKVQAQQNNTIRTDAICWLNEDSTEPAVQAYLKKTISVAHILNRSLFLGLAEFETHFAVYQPGSFYKKHIDQFATKKTRKISCVYYLNEQWQADFGGELKLYNQADQSIENILPLENRFVCFNSELPHEVCITHHPRYSIAGWMKTSSSEMPLERI
- a CDS encoding ABC transporter ATP-binding protein, translating into MYALDIKQLSKTYANGVHALKGIDLQVNTGDFFALLGANGAGKSTTIGLITTLVNKTSGSIKIHGHDLNNEPEQAKSCLGLVPQEVNLNIFENPIQILLNQAGYYGICRRHALPRAEELLKQLGLWDKRSSIVRHLSGGMKRRLMIARALIHRPKVLILDEPTAGVDIEIRRSMWEFLTRTNQEGTTIILTTHYLEEAEQLCKNIAIIDKGQIIKNTSMKELLQTLHHQTFIFNTQQPIDVMPDMSPFKTILIDANTFELRVDNDLSLNEVFAVLTKLKINVQSMRNKTNRLEELFLDLIKNGH